The DNA window GAGGTTTACCATCAAtcagtattagtagtttgCGATTGGGCTGACTGGCTTTCCTAGACTGACCCAATCGAGgctgaagaggaaaaagcaAGAAAACCATGTGTCAATCTAAACCATATCCTATCCGATCCGATGTCGTGATACGAACAAGGGAACCCCTCTTTCTCCCTTTGAGTTTCGCTGTCTTACTTTACCGTCTTGACAATTTCGGGGACCTCGGGGTTCAAGACATTGAGTTAGAGATCAGCGTTAGATATCTGGTCTTTGGATACTGATTATCCATTgatttaaacctagatactCGACTTTCAAGATTGAGCAGTTGCAAAGTATATCGTTATACAGGTATTGTGCGGACAAACGTGTGTCCAAAGCCACATTTTGcatattaaaaaaaggtGACTGGAATGAACAGGGTCCTTTTGaccagaaaaaaaaaagtcgaTAGCCGAACCTCCCAAATCCAAGAATCCGCCTCAAGTGCAACCAAGATTCGTTACGGTGGGTGACCTAACACAGTTCCAGCCTAGAGCTGCCAGTAGTTGATGATCCTTGCTCCATACTTGGAATAGATCTTTCGAGTTTCAGCTGTCAATGGATTTCGAGTCTCCTTGCCTTGCAGCTTGATATGAGGTAGTGTCCATTTACGGATACAGTGGAAGAGCTAGCAAAATATGGCGCAGCACTCGGCTCAGAGGAGGGGGAAACATGGCAAAGCCAAGAAGGATAAACCTGGATATCTCCCATGTCAAGATCAGAATCAGCGGGGTATTACTAGTACTACTATTACTGAAGATTCTATAGTGGCTGCACTGTGCCGTAGTATACTGTATCCATTGAGGCGTCATCATGATAAAGCCACAAAACCTAAGGTTGGGATTGGGTTCCCCTCGTATCCTCAATATTCCCGGGCTTACGACGCGTTTCCCCTCACGCGCTCTCAACTGCTAAACTTGACTACATTATTTACTCATTGCCTCTTTGGGTAGTAACCTAACAAACTTTCATCCAACCTCTTTTCAACTTTTACCACTACGAGGAATGGAAAACCATGTAACCCAATATGCGACCGTTTACAGCTGATCTGACACGAGTGACCTGATTCAAGCATCATCATTACAGTATCAATCAATTGCTGATTTGATTGAATGACTtgattaattaaattacaaTCACTTTGACCGCTCTTTTGTTCCTCTCCCTTCTCTCGGATTGTACCCGTCGCCTCGTTGAAAGAGACCCAAACCTAACTTTTTAGTTTGTATCAGGCTTGAATCAATCCCCTGAATGGAATCCATTTCTCCCACTGTAGCATACTGAGTGAGACTGGTTGCCCATATACTCCTTATGGGgatgcgattacttgtttattgctcacacagagtaaccgaaaccttaTATAACCTATAAAACCTTCCTTTAATTAACCCATAAAATCACCTAACTAACCCTTTTAAATTACAGTAGCATCTTAACTATTACTATAGCctcttactatatatctttaagctagactatatataatctatctTTTAGGCCTTTAGGAATtccttttattaataaaatagatatttattattactaaaggCCCTATTTAGggttttaaaagctttttttttaatttttaattaattaattaatattttttttttttttagcttttttaattaaattaataagtctaattaacttaattaaataataattaaaaaaaaactactttaattaattaagtagtattaaacttattaatatttattatagtttttatctctatatagatattattattatttatagctatattaatagttaaataaataatataattaagataaattAATCTCTgcctatagtaataataataagacctttataagcttttatatagctttagtttatttattattttattattatagctagggTTAATTAGTAATAAGGATTAAAGTAAGATAAGctaggtaaattaattaataagtaaatatttagtcttttatatttaatatctttatattaaaggaaagataagtaggttatatagtaggtattacttttatatttatataagattaaggttactctaagagccctatttttcataaTGAAGCTACATCTATTgatttcacattagacttcgagggatacccatatcaatcaaCTCCTTATGGGGTGACATCATGACCGCTGTCAGAGTCAGAACCAAATTCATTCCCAAAACAATCCTGGTCCGTTTtcttctttaaaaagaagctGATCAAGTCTCGTGCTCCATCTTCAATTAAACTAGTATCCACATCGAACACGCTCCACGAAGCCATTCGCTCCAGCACCCCAGTACTCTTCCCTCCCAAGAGTCAAGGGCCGGGGGTGAGTTCAGGCCAGGCCATACCAGGCCAGGACTTgtcctttttttctctccgCACATTCACAATTCACATTCCTGACGCAAGAGCTTTAAATGGTTCCTGATATGGACATTGAGGGGAAGGATCATGCCTTGTTGGGATCACTATCAACCCTGTAAAGGTGAACAGAGAAAAGATGAAACGTAAATCCAGGCAGGACAGGGAATagtaaaaagctaaagatcCAGAAATCACTGGATCCCTAACAATAGGTAGCGAGATATCTGTCTGTCACCTGCCATTTTCTTGCATAATAATACGCAGGTGCTAATCTTGCACAATCAAGTTTCTTGAAAACGAAAAGATCAGACCTTTTACACTTTGACAACTCATCTAGTTCCCCCAGACTAACCGAGGGGAGACCAGGTTTAGGTTCCCATCTGCTTGGTCAACTAGTAGGAGTTATCTATCACCTCGGGCCCTGTAGATTGAGGCCAGACGTATGTATCTCACGGTGATCTGAGCTTTCGTCCAGTCAGATGCTCACtttcattcttttcttcttttcactTCTTTTACCCTCGCTCTTTTGAACTAATAGCCGTCCgtgtgtttgtttgttcGTTACTTCATTCTTCTCTTCATGATCCACCCGTATAGTTCTGGCCCTGTCTATCGTGGAGTTTGTTGAACACAGCTCATTTATCCCTGCGTATATCGGACGCTCCGTGGTAATACTCGGCACATATCCTAATACGTGACTTAGTCCAGTACTTCCATAGCTGATATCATGGCCCCCCTGCTCTTTAGTTTAAGTCTTCTTGACCAAGCTTCCGGCATATCTCGGCCCCATCTCCGTCCGGCAGACACCCAGCACTGCAACATACTTTACCATCCCTAGCAGCCCAGACCTCCAATTTCTATGCATTCACCAACGAAACTACACATCGTATTAATATCCTCCTTCAAGGCATAACTCAGTGGCTCAAATGGAATGAGAAACACTGTCGAGAACACAGGCTCGGCTCCCCAACATACCGTACTTGACTTAGTACATCCTTGAACCCTTCGCCTGATCCCGACTTTTCATGTTTCATTCAAATTGACATGTCCACTTGCACCACGTATCTCGCCTGCTCAGCATGCCTCTCATTAGCTGCCTCTGAAATGCTTCCTTCTCATTTTCATTAGTGAAGAGGCCAAATAATGCTTGCTTCTAAAGTCTTTTCAATACCAAGGCCACTTTCGCTATATCTCTTAGTAAAACTGTAGTCTATGGAGTAAATTCACGGCAAAAACATTCATCACTAGAACTAGCCTGAGACTTGACTGAGACCGTTCCAACGCCGACGTGTCACGATCTGAGCCATATGTAGTCACCGATGTCAATCGGACCATGAGACTGGGCTGGTCTGCCAAAGTACATCTCTGTTGCGAAGCGGCATCGTACTTCATGAGTGGCTTCACAGCATAACTCGCAACGTTCCCCATGGGACACATTGTCTAGAAAGAACATCTAAGCACGAGACGGCTCCGCCGTGTCATGTCACAACGGTAATACCGAAAAATTCAGGACAACGATCTAATCGTATTCCAAACTACTAACATTATCGACTACCTAACTAGCTATATACGCCtcacaaaaaaaaagttatCCCTTGTTCAACGTCACACCTGCCTCACGTCCCACCTTATCATGATCAATAGTCCTTCTCCAAGTTATGCACGCAAAAACATTACCCCAAAACTCGGCCTGCTACCGCAGCTGcgctgctgtctttggtaGTTGTCTTCTTGAGAGACTTACCTAGCTGGATCTCGCTCAAGAAACCAGCTGGTCGACCACCGCCGGAAGGAAGAGCAGGCGCATTACcagggggaggaggaggtggaggagcgCCGCCCattggaggaggaggtggaggaggtgcTCCAGCTGATGGCATAGGTGGTGGCGGAGGTGGCGGAGGCGGGGAAGCAGAAGGGCCGTTACTTCCGGGCATgggcggcggcggaggaggagcatTGGGCGCACCACTTCCGGGCATCGGTGGAGGGGGAGGCGGAGAAGACACCGGAGCCCCACCATCATCGTTTGACACTGGAGGAGCGGGAGGAGGTGTGTTAGCCCAAGCAGAAGTTGTCTGAGCAGGGCTGTTTGTTGCCGACTCTCTACCAGCTGCTGaaagaggacgaggaggtGCCATAGTACCAAACAGTATAGAGGCTAGCTGAGCTGCGCTGCCACCACCAGGTCGCTCATCGTCGGAGTCGTCGTCCTTATCTTCGTTGTCAGAACCCCAGTCGTCAGTGTCTGCACGGCGACGAGAGACAGGAGCCGAAGGAGGTTTGGCCTCCTGGTTCTGTGTCATCCTATGGAAAGGGTTTGTGGCCGAAGGTGCTGAAGGTGCTGGCgcagcaggagcaggagcagcagcagcgggTGTGCCTTCGTTCGACTGAGACATCATCCGGAAGAATGGGTTCTTACTCTCAGTCTCACTGGGTGGCGATGTAACAACCAttggaggagggggaggagaTGAGACAGCCTCGGTAGGGGGCGGCGAGGGCTGCTTTTCCTCCGCCTGGCTAGTCACTTGACTGTCACTTCTTGTAGGCGTAGAAGCCTGGGGTGTGACCTGTTGAGGaccctcgtcatcatcagatgATGAACTATCGCCATCTTCCATAGCCTCAAGCTGTCgttgaagctcaagctccCGCTGGCGAGCAGCCTCAATCTCAGCCTTTCGAGCAGCAAGCTTggcttccttttctttggcctcggccATGGCAGccttctttcgcttcttctcttcctccttacGTAGCTTGCCTTGCTTCACTTGTTCCTCAAGAGCCTTGAGCCGGGCTTCAGAAGCCTCTCGCTCTTTGGCAAGGTCATCCTCCTGCTCCTTCGCATCGTCCCTATGGATTCGTTAGTACCCTGACTGTATGGACTTTTAATGTAGGACTCACTCCATCTGTTGCGTATCGCGCTGTTGCTGCTCATGTTCGCGAGTAAGTCTATCTTCCTCGGCTTGCTTTGAAGCCTCCTGGTCCGCTTCAGGTTTGCCACGGTGTCGGGTTGGTGGGGGTGGAGgctgcttcttggcctcagtCTTGGGCTGCTCAGCGGCAGGGGGAGGGACTCCCTGCTCCTCAGCAAGACGAGCCTGGCGGTCAGCCTCTCTGCGagcatcttcctcctcggcctgGCGCAGTTTTGCGGCTCGCTCAGATCGTTCACGCTCCATGCGCTGGGCAGCTGTCTCGCCAGCCTTTGTGGGAGCCTTGATTCCCAAAGCAGCCAGCCTCTCAGCCATACGCTGTTCAGCCTGCTGCTTGATGAAAGCAGCTCGCTCCTCAGGAGTCTTGTACGCGGAGTATGATCCTCCAGCACTAGGCGTAGAAGTACGGGAAGTCGAGACGGGATCCTCTGCTCGAGGGCTAGCAACACGTTCCGGCCGAACCTCCTCGGTTCGTGCAGAGCTTCGAGCAGGTCGCTTGTCCTGAGCACGGACACGGGCGCTGCGGCTCTCACGCTGAAGATCGAAGATGAAATCGCGAACCTCATCCTCTACGCCAAGCGCATCCTCCCAGCGGCGCTTCTCGTGCTCACTAGTGTTGTCACGGCCACCTTCCTTGAGACTATCCTCGATGCCACGGGCAAAGTCTCGAACACTTTCCTCAACATCGCGGACCATGCGCTCGTTGCTCTCCTTCTCGTTTTTGACCTTGATGTTCTCCTCTTCAAGTCGCTTAGGCGCATCGACATCCTCAGTGCCAACATCGACCTTCTTGCCGGTCAGAGCAGCAGTTCGCTGCTGCATCATGGCCTTGGCTCTGGCCTTGAGACGATCTGATTCGGTCACAGTACCACCAGGCCCAGTTCCTACGATAGGAGCACCGCTGTTGGGGTGAGCCTTGGCATCTTTGATGCGGAAAAGTTCCAGTCTGGCGTCCATGATGGCCTTCTCAGTTCTTCGCACCTGGGAAGCAAGCTCAGGAACCTTATCCGTAAGGTTCTGGAGCTGCCGCTTGAGGGCTCTTCGCTCAGCTTCAGAATCCCCGCTTGTTAGGGCCGCATCAGGGTGAGAATCAATATCCTCTTGGATGCGACGAATGCGGCGGTAAAGCTCTTCGGCCTCACGTCGATCGCGACGATCGAGAATGTCGTCTTCCTCAAGGTTCTTCTCATCAGCAAAATCCATAGCATCCAAAAGaacttccttctccttgatcttcttcttgagttgGTCAACAGTCAAATCATCGTTCGAAGCAACAGAGGCGGGAGATTCAGGGCGAGGAGAATTGTTGCCAACCCTACGACGAGCGCTAGATCTGTAACCAAACTGCTCGTCTTCGTTCTTGAAGACTGTGGCATCCTTTCTACCAGCAACGGCCCCAGCAGGTGCGCCCCTGAGTGAGCGGTTCTTCATGTAGCTGACGCCCGTTTTCTGAGGCAAGAGAGCTGCGCCGGACTTGGTGCGGAATTCGGATTCATCGTGAAGCATTGACTTCAGGGTACCGATCGATTTGCTGAAGTTACGGGTAGAAGGAGGAACAAGCTCGGCTGGGAGGTTGTTGGGCAATGGGTAACCGTTGAGCTTTCTGTAGATCAAATGCATGGCAACAGCGAATTCGTCGAGATCCAGACGGCCCTTATTGCCGTGATCAGCCAGAGTCCAAACCCGCTCCAGGTCGGGCTTCTCGAGTCCACTTTGTCCAAAGATCTCAATAGCCTGGTCGCCACCAATGTAGCCCTTGCCAAGACCGTCCCAAGCCTTGAAAAGCGAGTCGTAACgggtcttctcttccttggtaATCGCCCAGGGAATGACAGCGTTTCCTTGAAGGCCCTGAGTAGTAAAGTTTCCGGCTTCGCGGCCTTGCTGAGGCATCATCTGAGCCTGGAGAGCATCAATGTTGGGGAGACCTGTGGCAGGCGCATTGACAAGGCCCCATTGACCAGGTCGTCCAGTAGGCTGGGCATTCAGGGGAGCAGCCATGCCGCCCGCAGGACCAGGAGTAAGCGATTGGCCATAACCAGTAGGCATAGGAGGCATTGGAGGCCGGGGACCGCTGTACCCAGTGGGTTGGGGGTTCTGCATCCCAGGAAAACCGGTCGCTTGACTCTGCAGGCCCTGTTGTTGTCCAAATCCTGTCTGTTGCCCAGGAAATCCCGTCATCTGCGCTTGGAG is part of the Fusarium poae strain DAOMC 252244 chromosome 4, whole genome shotgun sequence genome and encodes:
- the PAN1 gene encoding actin organization and endocytosis protein (BUSCO:8417at5125) yields the protein MYSNSNAYLGGNSQRPGGQQQQYGGGSFGNMGAGQQPGQQPSPFAPQPTGFGQAPLQQQYTGFPIQGQGLQPQQPLQQQYTGFPGQQQQQPQQQQPFQTGAPAMPSIPPQFQQQFQQQQQQQPTGFSASPQPASGPSNPPAVPMKPQATGFTEMAASFQTGGTAKPRGRRPEKPQPNKIPNIRLSFITAQDQAKFETLFKSAIGDGGMTMSGEKARDLLMRSRLDGDALSHIWTLADTTRAGQLYFPEFALAMYLCNLKLTGKQLPPNLPDNIKNEVSSMVDIISFSIADDATPSGGASLTPDIRTNTATPPTIQQPQPQQPPPQPQASNAQLLQAQMTGFPGQQTGFGQQQGLQSQATGFPGMQNPQPTGYSGPRPPMPPMPTGYGQSLTPGPAGGMAAPLNAQPTGRPGQWGLVNAPATGLPNIDALQAQMMPQQGREAGNFTTQGLQGNAVIPWAITKEEKTRYDSLFKAWDGLGKGYIGGDQAIEIFGQSGLEKPDLERVWTLADHGNKGRLDLDEFAVAMHLIYRKLNGYPLPNNLPAELVPPSTRNFSKSIGTLKSMLHDESEFRTKSGAALLPQKTGVSYMKNRSLRGAPAGAVAGRKDATVFKNEDEQFGYRSSARRRVGNNSPRPESPASVASNDDLTVDQLKKKIKEKEVLLDAMDFADEKNLEEDDILDRRDRREAEELYRRIRRIQEDIDSHPDAALTSGDSEAERRALKRQLQNLTDKVPELASQVRRTEKAIMDARLELFRIKDAKAHPNSGAPIVGTGPGGTVTESDRLKARAKAMMQQRTAALTGKKVDVGTEDVDAPKRLEEENIKVKNEKESNERMVRDVEESVRDFARGIEDSLKEGGRDNTSEHEKRRWEDALGVEDEVRDFIFDLQRESRSARVRAQDKRPARSSARTEEVRPERVASPRAEDPVSTSRTSTPSAGGSYSAYKTPEERAAFIKQQAEQRMAERLAALGIKAPTKAGETAAQRMERERSERAAKLRQAEEEDARREADRQARLAEEQGVPPPAAEQPKTEAKKQPPPPPTRHRGKPEADQEASKQAEEDRLTREHEQQQRDTQQMEDDAKEQEDDLAKEREASEARLKALEEQVKQGKLRKEEEKKRKKAAMAEAKEKEAKLAARKAEIEAARQRELELQRQLEAMEDGDSSSSDDDEGPQQVTPQASTPTRSDSQVTSQAEEKQPSPPPTEAVSSPPPPPMVVTSPPSETESKNPFFRMMSQSNEGTPAAAAPAPAAPAPSAPSATNPFHRMTQNQEAKPPSAPVSRRRADTDDWGSDNEDKDDDSDDERPGGGSAAQLASILFGTMAPPRPLSAAGRESATNSPAQTTSAWANTPPPAPPVSNDDGGAPVSSPPPPPPMPGSGAPNAPPPPPPMPGSNGPSASPPPPPPPPPMPSAGAPPPPPPPMGGAPPPPPPPGNAPALPSGGGRPAGFLSEIQLGKSLKKTTTKDSSAAAVAGRVLG